Proteins co-encoded in one Malus domestica chromosome 09, GDT2T_hap1 genomic window:
- the LOC114826979 gene encoding uncharacterized protein yields the protein MRIFDKEVQAGDSVRNSARMLEETNAAGETILRKYAEQREFLKTIVQMYQWFWKCDYKFTYIQSTNNISMHTTQTHGYVTISATSEAITISEYLHTCELGARFFGMS from the exons ATGAGAATCTTCGACAAGGAGGTGCAAGCAGGGGACTCAGTTCGTAACTCTGCTCGCATGCTTGAAGAAACCAATGCTGCTGGGGAAACTATTCTCAGGAAATATGCAGAACAGAGGGAATTTCTAAAG ACGATAGTTCAAATGTATCAATGGTTCTGGAAATGCGATTACAAGTTTACATACATTCAGTCTACCAACAACATTTCTATGCACACAACTCAGACACATGGATATGTTACAATCTCTGCGACAAGTGAGGCCATTACCATAAGCGAATATCTTCATACAT GTGAACTAGGTGCACGGTTTTTTGGGATGAGTTAG